A segment of the Corallococcus silvisoli genome:
GCGCGAACACCACCGCGGCCACCGCGATGGACGCGAGGAACGTCACGTTCTGCGCCACGTGCCCGCGCTGCGTGGAGGAGAAGATGAGCGGCAGGTGGAAGGCGGCCCACACCGGCATGGTGATGGCCGCGGCCAGCGCCGGCCGGTGCATCCACCAGCGCGTGAGGGTTCCGCGCCAGCCCACCTCCTCGCCCAGCTCGCTGGGGACCCCGAAGCCGACGACGGGCCACCACACCAGCGCCAGCAGTCCGAAGCGCAGCCAGCGCCAGCGCTCCGGCAGCCGCGCGCCCAGCCGCTCCACCCAGCGCCAGCGCACGGCCGCCGCGGCCAGCCACCACGTCACCGTCAGCGCCCAGAACAGCGACACCATCACCGGCACCGTCGCCACGCCCGTCACCCCGAACGGACCCTTGAGCACCTCCGGCTGATACTGGATGAGGCCCGCGTCCCCGGTCGCGAACCGCAGCCCATACGCCAGGGGCGTGATGACGGCCGCGTACGCCAGGGGCAGCGCCAGCCCCAGCAACCACCACTTGAAGCCGGGGAAGGCGAAGCCCACCGTGGACGGCGGCTCGCGGCGGAAGAACCAGGAGCACGCGAGGCCCACGATGCCGGGCACGCACATCATCCAGCGCAGCAGGGCCGGCGTCTTCTCACCGCCCATCAGGAACAGCACGGCCAGGGTCCAGCTCACCGCGAGCGTCACCACGATGAACGTGAGGGTTTCTTTCCGGGGATTCCTCATGTTCCTGAGCATACCGATTGGCCATGCCCCGTCGAGCCTCGCGTGTGGGAGCGGCCGGCCGGTCGGGCCGCTCCCCGTGGAGGCGCCTCAGGGCTTGAGGTGGACCTGCTGCGCGCCCTGGAGGCGTTCAGCCTGGAGGCCGCGCTCGCGAGCGGTGGCGAGCAGCAGATCCGACTCCTTCATGCGGGGCGTCTCCGGCGTGGCGGCGGGCCCGATGATGTGCTCCATCCAGGGCTCCAGGCCCATGGCGTAGTTGAAGAGTCGCCGTGCGCCCACGAGCTCCAGCAGGCGCAGGCCCTCCGTGGAGTTGCTGCCGCGGCAGCGGCGGTTCTTCTCCAGCTTGCGGTCGCGCTTCTTGGGGAAGAAGCCCTCCATCATCCAGGTGTGCGGCGCGCCTTCGATCTCCGTGTTCATGAAGACCGTGTGCAGGTCGCCCACCGTGCGGCGCAGATCGCGGTACGTCGTCTCATCCACGCACATGGAGTCCGCGGCGAAGAACATGCGCTCTTCGCCCACGCGGAGGATCCACGCCGTCTTGGCGTGGGCCACGTCGCCGTGCTCGCCCATGAACGGCGCGGCGATGATCTCTCCGTCCGGCAGGGGCAGCGATTCGTAGAAGTAGGGCTCCAGCACGTCGCGGAAGCCCAGCGCCTTGCCCAGCAGCCGGGGCGAGTAGTCGCCGGCCAGGGCTCCGCTGGAGCGCGGCACCATCAGCGTCCCGATGCGGTGGCGCAGGCGCAGCAGCGTTTCGATGTCCAGGTGATCCGGATGGCTGTGGGTGATGAGGACGTAGTCGATGCGGCGGGGCAGGTCCGCGAAGGACATGCGCTCCAGCGGGCCCACCTTCTCCGGGCGCACGGGCACCACGGCGTCGATGAGGATGGACGTGCCCTTCCACTCCACCAGCACGCACGCGTGGCCCACGTAGCGCACGCGCGCGCCCGGTCCGTTCCAGGTGTCGGAGACGGTCTGGGGCGCCTCCGTGAGCAGGGGCAACAGCTCCGCGTCGGAGGTCACCGCGTCGCCCAGCACGTCGCGGATCCACTCCAGCGGCCGGGGCTCCAGGTCCAGGCTGAAGAGCTTGTCCAGGCGCGCGTCGTGGAAGGGCACCTTCCAGTCCAACTGCCCCGCCTCGCGCAGGCGCGGCGTGGTGAGCAGTGAGTCGCGCTCCGCGTCCGCCTTCAGCCGGCGGATCCGCAGCGACTGGAGCTCCGTCTTGTGGTGGCGGCCCCGGTACAGCAGGCCCTCGTGCACGCGCATCGACGGGCGGTTCACGTAGTCGTAGACCAGCTCCACCAGTCCCTTGAGCGGCTCTGGCAGCCGCGCGTACAGCGGCTCCAGGGATTGGCCCTTGGCCTCCGCCAGCAACTGCGTCTGGAACTCGTCGAAGGACTCCGCCAGCTGGAGGCGGTCCTCCTGCGCGGCGGTGATCCGCTGCAGCAGCGCTCGGACTTCATCCGCGCGCTCGGGCGCCACGCCCACGAAGGAGCTGCCGCTGAGCGCGGGATCCTTCGCGGCCTTCGCGTGGAAGTCCGGGGTCTGCAGATAGGCCTTCAGCAGCGGCACCAGATAGGCCTGCAAGTGCAGGCTGGCGGGCATGGGAGCCACCGTCATCCACCAGGCCTGGAAGTCCTGGACAAGCGGCTCGACGAGGGTGGCATCCGCGAGGCGAAACAAGGGAGCAGTCATGGTGTGCGTTCGGGGAAGCACCGACAGCCTCGCGCAATCCCAGGGGATCCGAGTGTGGATCCCACCGAGTCAAGCCAGGGCGCGGCACAAGCAGAAGAGCAGGAAGCAGGGCGAGCGAGCGAATCTGCGCGATTCGAGCAAATAATTCAAGTTCGGTACAACACCGCCCTAGTGGTATTCTCGTACCAGTCCTGCTCCCCCCGGAAGCATTGCAAGGGCCGCCGTGTCACGCACCTGGAGTGCGTGTCGCGGCGCGACAAAGACGGCCCTCTTGCAGACCTTGTGGTGCGCTCCGGCCTTCCTGATGGGTTCTCCTGTGTCGCGTTCCCTTGAGCTGACGCCCTCGCATTCCACCCTCGTCGAAATCTTGCGCGACCGGGCCGAAGTGCGCTCCGAACAACCGCTGTACACGTTCCTGGACGACGCGGGGCAGGAAGACGGGACGCTGAGTTACGCGGGGCTGGATGCGCGGGCGCGGCGGATCGCGGGGGCGCTGCGGGCGCTGGCGAAGCCGGGCGAGCGCGTGATGCTGCTGTATCCGCCGGGCCTGGAGTACGTGGCGGGGTTCTTCGGGTGCCTCTACGCGGGGCTCGTCGCGGTGCCGGCGTATCCGCCGGATCCGATGCGGCTGGAGCGGACGCTGCCGCGCCTGCGGGCGATCATCCAGGACGCGAACGCGACGGTGGTGCTCACCACGTCCGGCATCCTGGGGATGACGGAGTTCGTCTTCGAGCAGGCCCCGGATCTGCGCTCGCTGCACTGGGTGGCGACGGACGAGATCGCCGCGGGGGCGGAGGCGGACTGGGCTCCGCCGGACGTGGACGCGTCCACGCTGGCGTTCCTCCAGTACACGTCGGGGTCCACGGGCTCGCCCAAGGGCGTGATGCTGAGCCACGGCAACCTCGCGCACAACCTGGCGCTGATCACGGACGCCTTCCAGTTGGACGCGGGAAGCTCGGGCGTCATCTGGCTGCCGCCGTACCACGACATGGGGCTCATCGGCGGCATCCTCACGCCGCTGTACGCGACGTTCCACGCGGCGTTGATGTCGCCGCTGACGATGCTGAAGAACCCGCGCGTGTGGCTGGAGGCCGTCACCCGCTACAAGGGCACGGTCAGCGGAGGGCCGAACTTCGCGTTCGACCTGTGCGTGCGGCGCATCCCCGCGGAGGAGCGGCAGTCGCTGGACCTGAGCTCGTGGCGGGTGGCGTTCACCGGCGCGGAGCCCATCCGTCCGGCGACGTTGGATCGCTTCGAGGCGGCCTTCGGGCCGCACGGCTTCCGGCGCGAGTTCTTCTACCCGTGCTACGGCCTGGCGGAGGCGACGCTGCTGGTGTCGGGCGGGCGGGTGGAGGCGCCGCCGGTGCGGTGCGCGCTGGACGCGCCCGCGCTGGAGCAGCGCCGCGCCGTGCTGGTGGACGCGGCGAAGCCGGAGGCGCGTCTGCTGGTCGGCTGCGGCGAGGTGCGCCCGGGACATCCCGTGGCCATCGTGGATCCGCAGACGCGCGAGGCGTGCGCGCCCGGCGGCGTGGGAGAGATCTGGGTGCGCGGCCCCAGCGTGGCGCTGGGCTACTGGCGCAAGCCGGACGCGACGGTGGAGGCGTTCCAGGCGCGCGTGAAGGGCAGCGATGAAGGCCCGTTCCTGCGCACGGGAGACCTGGGCTTCATGCGGGATGGCGAGGTGTTCGTCACCGGCCGGGCCAAGGACCTGATCATCATCCGGGGCCGCAACCACTACCCGCAGGACATCGAGCAGACGGTGGAGGAGAGCCACCCGGCGCTGCGAGCCGGGAGCGTCGCGGCGGTGTCGCTGGAGGTGGCGGGGGAGGAGCGCCTGGTGGTGGTGCAGGAGATCGACCTGCGCAAGGCGGGCAACCTGCGCAAGCAGGTGGACATGGCCGAAGCGGCGGTGAAGGAGATCCGCCAGCGCGTCGCCGAGCGTCACGAGGTGCAGGTGCACGCCGTGGCGTTGATCGAGCCGGGCAGCATCCCGAAGACCTCCAGCGGGAAGATCCAGCGGCACGCGTGCAAGGCGGGGTTCCTCGCGGACGACCTGCGCGCGGTGTTGGTGTGGCGGGAGCCGGGCTTCGAGGAAGCCGAGGAGCAGGAAGCCGAAGCATTGGCTGAACCGGCCGCGGCGCCGGTCCGGGACGACCTACCGGAGCCCGTGAGGGCCACGCTGGCGTGGTTGGTGGAGCGAGTGGCGGCGCAGTTGCGGGTGCCGGCGAAGACGGTGGATCCACGCGAGCCCATCACGCGGTACGGGCTGGATTCGCTGAGCGCGGTGGAGTTGGCGCACGCGGTGGAGAAGGGCCTGGGGATCGCGCTGCCCATGGAGCTGCTGCTCCAGGGGCCGAGCCTCTTGGATCTGGCCCAGCGGATCACGGCCTCGAAGCGGGACGCGCCGAAGGCGGCGGTGCTCGCGCCGAGGCCTCGGGGGGCCACGCAGCCGCTTTCATTCGCGCAGCAGCGCTTGTGGTTCCTGGACCGCCTGGAGCAGGGAAGCGCGCTCTACAGCGTGCCGGGCGCGGTGCGGCTGGACGGCGCGCTGGACGCGGAGGCGATGCGGCGCAGCTTGGAGGAGATCGTTCGCAGGCACGAGTCGCTGCGCACGACGTTCCGCGAGGAGAACGGTCAGGCGGTGCAGCTCATCCATCCGGCGAAGGCCTTCGAGCTGCCGGTCGTGGACCTGACGGGACACGCGGAGGCGTCGCGCGAGGCGGAGGCGCGGCGGTGCGCGGATGAAGAGACCGTGCGTCCGTTCGACCTGGGCGTGGGGCCGTTGGTGCGCGCACGCCTGCTGAAGCTGGGCGAGGCGAAGCACGTGTTGCTGGTGACGATGCACCACATCGTCTCCGACGGTTGGTCCATGGGCGTGCTCGTGCGCGAGGTCGCCGCGCTCTACGACGCGTTCCGAGCGGGACGGGGTTCACCTCTGCCCGAGCTGCGGGTGCAGTACGCGGACTTCGCGGAGTGGCAGCGGGAGTGGCTGCTGGGCGGAGTGCTGGAGAAGCAGGTGGGGTACTGGAAGCAGCGGC
Coding sequences within it:
- a CDS encoding MBL fold metallo-hydrolase, which encodes MTAPLFRLADATLVEPLVQDFQAWWMTVAPMPASLHLQAYLVPLLKAYLQTPDFHAKAAKDPALSGSSFVGVAPERADEVRALLQRITAAQEDRLQLAESFDEFQTQLLAEAKGQSLEPLYARLPEPLKGLVELVYDYVNRPSMRVHEGLLYRGRHHKTELQSLRIRRLKADAERDSLLTTPRLREAGQLDWKVPFHDARLDKLFSLDLEPRPLEWIRDVLGDAVTSDAELLPLLTEAPQTVSDTWNGPGARVRYVGHACVLVEWKGTSILIDAVVPVRPEKVGPLERMSFADLPRRIDYVLITHSHPDHLDIETLLRLRHRIGTLMVPRSSGALAGDYSPRLLGKALGFRDVLEPYFYESLPLPDGEIIAAPFMGEHGDVAHAKTAWILRVGEERMFFAADSMCVDETTYRDLRRTVGDLHTVFMNTEIEGAPHTWMMEGFFPKKRDRKLEKNRRCRGSNSTEGLRLLELVGARRLFNYAMGLEPWMEHIIGPAATPETPRMKESDLLLATARERGLQAERLQGAQQVHLKP
- a CDS encoding condensation domain-containing protein, which encodes MSRSLELTPSHSTLVEILRDRAEVRSEQPLYTFLDDAGQEDGTLSYAGLDARARRIAGALRALAKPGERVMLLYPPGLEYVAGFFGCLYAGLVAVPAYPPDPMRLERTLPRLRAIIQDANATVVLTTSGILGMTEFVFEQAPDLRSLHWVATDEIAAGAEADWAPPDVDASTLAFLQYTSGSTGSPKGVMLSHGNLAHNLALITDAFQLDAGSSGVIWLPPYHDMGLIGGILTPLYATFHAALMSPLTMLKNPRVWLEAVTRYKGTVSGGPNFAFDLCVRRIPAEERQSLDLSSWRVAFTGAEPIRPATLDRFEAAFGPHGFRREFFYPCYGLAEATLLVSGGRVEAPPVRCALDAPALEQRRAVLVDAAKPEARLLVGCGEVRPGHPVAIVDPQTREACAPGGVGEIWVRGPSVALGYWRKPDATVEAFQARVKGSDEGPFLRTGDLGFMRDGEVFVTGRAKDLIIIRGRNHYPQDIEQTVEESHPALRAGSVAAVSLEVAGEERLVVVQEIDLRKAGNLRKQVDMAEAAVKEIRQRVAERHEVQVHAVALIEPGSIPKTSSGKIQRHACKAGFLADDLRAVLVWREPGFEEAEEQEAEALAEPAAAPVRDDLPEPVRATLAWLVERVAAQLRVPAKTVDPREPITRYGLDSLSAVELAHAVEKGLGIALPMELLLQGPSLLDLAQRITASKRDAPKAAVLAPRPRGATQPLSFAQQRLWFLDRLEQGSALYSVPGAVRLDGALDAEAMRRSLEEIVRRHESLRTTFREENGQAVQLIHPAKAFELPVVDLTGHAEASREAEARRCADEETVRPFDLGVGPLVRARLLKLGEAKHVLLVTMHHIVSDGWSMGVLVREVAALYDAFRAGRGSPLPELRVQYADFAEWQREWLLGGVLEKQVGYWKQRLSGAPAVLELPTDFARPAVQTYRGATVPVKLGAELSRTLGAVAKQEGVTPYMLLLAAFQVLLGRYAGQEDVSVGSPITGRTRAETEGLIGFFVNTLVLRTKLEGNPSFRELLAQVRETTLGAYAHQDVPFEKLVEELHPQRSLSHAPLFQVMFVLQQDVLPHFRLPGVELTPYEVESKTAKFDLTLYLTETAGGLEGTLEYNTDLFAAATARRMTEHLRVLLESLVAKPGAKLSELALMGEQEKQSLLKELSGTDL
- a CDS encoding CPBP family intramembrane glutamic endopeptidase, with the protein product MRNPRKETLTFIVVTLAVSWTLAVLFLMGGEKTPALLRWMMCVPGIVGLACSWFFRREPPSTVGFAFPGFKWWLLGLALPLAYAAVITPLAYGLRFATGDAGLIQYQPEVLKGPFGVTGVATVPVMVSLFWALTVTWWLAAAAVRWRWVERLGARLPERWRWLRFGLLALVWWPVVGFGVPSELGEEVGWRGTLTRWWMHRPALAAAITMPVWAAFHLPLIFSSTQRGHVAQNVTFLASIAVAAVVFAQLYMASRSIWPPALFHISWNLINPLLFGSVYDGRPGLFGGAVWIFNGEGVFGLVLNGLLAAWLFRHWRRSARSAENTVLPDSAATTA